The Clostridium aceticum genomic interval AGTGAATGCAGCAGATGTAGAGATGTTTGCCCAGTTAAGGCAATAAAGTATGAAGAAGATAATATAGTAATTAATGAGAATATTTGTTCAGGTTGTGGTATCTGTAGAACTATTTGTCCCTCTAAAGCCATAAACTTAAAGTCTTTTGGAGAAATAAGTGCTTTTAATGAAGCAAAACAAAAAGATTTTTTAGTAGTTGGATGTGTGAAAGAAGGAAATAAAGGAAATATTAAATTTCCTTGTCTTCATGGACTACATAAGGAGTATTTAGCAGCATTTATTATTATTTTAAGAAATAGAAAAGTATATTTTAATTTGAGCGAATGTACGGAATGTATTTATGGAAAGGATTGTAATGCATTTCAAAATTCATTAGAAAAAGTAGTATTATTTTTGAAGAATTTAAATATTAATCCTGACTATGAAATACTAAATGATTCAGAAAAGAAAATTACGTACCCTAAAAATCAATTTTCACGTAGAGATTTTTTTTCATTAATAAAAAAAGAATCAACATATTTAGTCGCTGATATAGTTTTGAATTCTATAAAAACTGACAATAATGATGAGTTTAATGAAAGAAAATTCTTAATAGATACGATTAAAAACTTAGGGTGTATAGAGGAACAACTCTTAGATAAAGATAATGGAATGTTTACTAGCTATAATTTAAATTCTAAATGCAATGGATGTGGGGTTTGTGAAGCTGTTTGTCCGTGGAATGCATGGGAAGTTAAAGAAGATAAGGAACAAGTTAGTATAAAGCATAGCATTAGTTTATGTAGATCTTGCGGCATATGTACCAGTATGTGTTTAGAAAAAGCTATACAAGAAGAACCATTTCCACTACATTCTATATTTAAAGATTTTATAATAAAAAAGGAAATTTCTTTAGCTTACTGTAAATATTGTTGGGACAAATATGTTCCAGGAACAAAGGATTTAGGCATATGTAATAAATGTGAAAAGATGAATAATATAAGAATGTCATTAAAATATAATGATATTATAGGAGGAGATGAGATTTAAATGTTTGGAAAAATAGGTATGTCTGAGTTAGTAGTTGTTTTGATAATAGCTCTTGTTATTTTTGGCCCTTCAAAGCTTCCTGAAATAGGTAAAGCTTTTGGAAAAGCATTAGGAGAATTCAGAACTCATGCTAAAAAAATATCTGAAGATATAGAAAAAGACACTAATGAGTTATAAAAAATAAAGACTAAAGGCGCTGTTATGACAGTGCCTTTAGCATTTAAACTACTGGGGAGGTTTTATTAATGCAAGATATTCAATTAACTCTGATAGAGCACCTAGGTGAGTTAAGAAAAAGAATTATAATCATTGCCATATCAATTATAGCTGGTGCTTTAATTAGTTACAATTATATAGATAAAATCATGAAATATATTATCAAGCCAGGTAAGAGCTTAGAATTTATATATGTATCTCCTCCAGAGCTGTTTTTAGAGTACGTCAAAATATCCTTTGTAGTTGGTACAACGATGGCACTGCCAATTATTTTATTTCAAATTTGGTTATTTATAAGACCCGGACTAAAAGGTAAAGAGCAAAAATACTTATTGCTTGCTATGAATATGGGGATTTTATTTTTTATAATTGGAATAGCATTTGCCTACTTTATAGTTATACCAATTATAATTCAGTTTTTTGTTAGTATATCAGTTGATAAAGTTTCCCCTTTATTTTCATTTGCTAAATATGTAAGCTTTATGAGTTCATTACTTTTATCTTTTGGTTTAATATTTGAACTACCAATGCTGGTTTTGCTTCTTACTCAGTTGGGGTTAATAAATCCTAATATGTTAAAAAAACATAGAAAAATAGCCGTATTTATAATATTTCTATTAGCTACTATTTTAACACCACCAGATATTGTTTCGCAGTTTTTATTGGCTGGACCTATGATTTTATTGTATGAATTTAGTATTTTTTTATCTTCTTTTGTATACTCAGCTAAAAACAAGAAGATTAGAATTATAACCAAGATAGTTATTATTTTAATTATATTAACTGTTATAATAGGGATTTGCTATATTAAGGGATTACATCACTTACTCTTTTAAGACGTAATTTTAAAATAGCTAATAGGGTAACAAAGAGAGTGTATTAAATAATAACTATAACAAAATTAGAAAAGAGACAGAGGATGTGAAGCTAAAAATGATAAAAATAAGTGAAGCGATAAATATAATTACTAAAGAAGCTAAGTTATTAGAAGTAGAGAAAGTGCATATTTTATCATCTTTAAATAAAATTTTAGCAGAAGATATATACTCAAAAGATAATTTACCTTCTTTTGATAAATCTGCTATGGATGGATATGCAATAAAAAGTGAAGATACTAAAAATTGTGAATCAAAAAATCCTGTTGAGCTAAGAATAAAGGGAATTATTAAGGCTGGAGATTATTATGAAGAAGAGATAAAATGTGGTGAAGCGATTAAGATAATGACTGGAGCAGCAGTTCCAAGAGGAGCAAACGCTGTTATAGAAATAGAAAAAGTAAATACAGTAAAAGATAAGCTTATATTAAATAGTGTTGTAAAAAAAGAAAATAATATAATTAAAATGGGAGAAGAAATAGAAATAGGAGACTTAGCAATACAAAAAGGAAAAATGATAAGACCAGCTGAAATAGGGCTTTTAGCTTCTTTAGGATATAAATATATACATGTCTATAAATCTCCAGTAATTTCCCTTATTATAACAGGAGATGAATTAATAGAAATAGACGAAGAACCTTTTATGGGAAAAATAAGGAACAGCAATGAGTATTCTTTGCGAGCACTTATTGATAATCTTAATGGAAAATATATATCTTTAGGAGTAGTTTCAGATGATAAGAATATTTTAAAAGAAAAAATAAAATATGCTTTTGAGAATTCAGATATAGTAATCACTTCTGGAGGAGCATCTGTGGGAGATTATGATTTTATAGAAGATGTTTTAAAAGAATTAGGTGCAGATATAAAATTTACCACTATATCTATCAAGCCTGGAAAGCCAGTAACTTTTGCTGTATATAATGAAAAACTCTTTTTTGGATTACCTGGAAATCCTATGTCTATAATAACTGCGTTTGAAGAATTTGTAGTTCCTGCTGTAAATAAAATGATGGGGAAAAATAATTTAGTAAAAGAAGAAATTACTGTTGTATTGGCGGATGATTTTAAAGGGAAAAAAGGAAGGACAAAATATGTTTATGCAGATATAATAAAAGAAAATGGAAGATATTATGCATATAATGTAGGTTCACAATGTTCGAATCACTTAATTACATTAAGCAGAGCTAATGGAATAGTTATAATACCAGCAGATATTGGAAGTGTAAACAAAGGAGAAATATTAAATGGAAAATTTATATTTAAATAAAGGTCCTATTATTATATCAATAGTTTCAACTATAGATAACCAATTTTATACCTTAACAAAATACGCCTTCCTGCGATTTCAGAAATGAACAATGTTAGCAATTCACTCCAGTGAAAAATCCTAAAATTTGCAAACTCGCTACCGCTCAAACATGCAAATTTCTTTACGGATTTTCCACTTACATGAATTGAACATTGTGGTCATTTCTTGCAAATGCATCCAGTCTGCATTTTGTTAAGATTTGTAGTTGGTTATCTATAAATCAGGTATGGGAAAAACTACTGTATAGATAAAAAAGCAACTTCTAGAATTTTCTAGAAGTTGCTTTTTTTCAATAACTAAATGGAGCTGATGATGGGACTTGAACCCACGAACCTCTTCCTTACCAAGGAAGTGCTCTACCTGCTGAGCTACATCAGCATATAAAATTATTTTGGACACAAAAAATATTATACCTTAGATTAAGTCCTGTGTAAAGGAGAAATTTTTTTAAAAAAAAGAAAAAAATACCTAACTATGTATTGATTTTGCTTTTATCCTATGATACAATAATAAAAAATCAAATATTGCATTCAACAAGTTTTTCTTATAAACGTTTATAGTTTATAAGAAAATGAAAAGGGAAGTTGGTGTAAATCCAACGCGGTCCCGCCACTGTAAGGGTGAGTTTTTTACATTGATGCCACTGGATAGAAAATCTGGGAAGGCGTAAAAAAACTATGAACCTGAGCCAGGATACCTGCTTGTGTGATGTTAATATATTTCAAATTCACGGTGTATGGGTTTAGAGATGAATGTATCACTATTTTAGAAAAGTGATAATTTATTTTACTATTGTTTATCAAAGCCTGCATGTGAAAATGCAGGCTTTTTTAATGAAAAATTAATGCCCCTTTTCAGCAAAACTGGGTTAAGTTTAGCCATTTAACTCCCCCTTAGTAGAGCTGAATAACATATAAACTTTAAGTGTTTGGATTGCACTTAAAGTTTTTTTTTATACTTTTCTAAGCGTTTAAAGAACTGTGATATAATAAAAATATCAGTGAATAAAAACTTTAGAAGAAAAATTCAATTGAAGGAAAGTCATGATAAAAGAGAATAGAGGTTTTTTTATGGATATTGTACAACGAGGAAAACGCTGGGTGGGACTTGTTTTTAATCGTCCATACATCCCCGTAGAATTAAAAGAGGCTACAGGCCCTTTATTACTACATATCAGTGATACACCACAGGAAATTTACAGCTATATTTTTAGGCTAGTGAAGCTGCTAGAGCCTTCTTATATTATACACACAGGAGATTTAGTAGATGACATTAAACTAGAGCTGCACCCTAATGAAATAGAAGCCTATAAAACGGCTTTAAGAAAATTTATTTCAGGTTTAGAAAGTTTTACAGATGCATTGATTTATTATGCAGTAGGAAATCACGATCAATATAAAGAGGTAAAGAAAACCACCTCAAAGGGTATTGTTATAAAAGAAGGACATATATTGATAGAGGAGAAAAATTTTTATGTGAGTCATTATTATTCTAAGAAGGTTTATAATACTGATTACTATTTATATGGACATAGTTTTCGTCCTTCCAGCTACAAAAGTCAACAGCACATAGGATTAAATGGACTTGAGAAGATTCATGTTATTGATTTAACAACACAAAAAATCTATCATTTGCCTTATCCCTTTGGCACCAATCAGTTTAGGAAAATGGAACAAAGGAGAATTAGTTTGTAGAGGGGGAAAAATCATGCTGTTTTTGAGGATGGGACCAAGACTTCTTTTTGTTCGAACAGATGCAGTTGAAACTGTAAAAAAGTTTTTTCTAGAAGATTTGATGGGCAAAGAAACAGAATTTCTTATGGGAATGGAGGAGGCAACAGAAGATAGTAGCCTGATTTTTATAACCGATATATATTCTACAAAAACTTCGGTAATGGATGCAAAGGCAACTGTTCTTGTCAATGAACCAGCATCCATATGCCTTGCTGCTATGATCAATAGTCATGTTGCCCATTTGGTGGAGCGAGTGGACATGGGACCCTCTTCCATTGTTATGAGAACTGCCGGAGATACACAGGGAGTAATAGAAGAAATTTTACAACAATATGGTGGAAAAGCGTTATCCATAGAAGAAGCAGTGGATGAGGGGGAGATGGGGGATACAATATTGTTTTTGACCCATAAACAAATTTCTAGAAGGCTTCTAAAAGCAGATATGTTTGAAACGCCTCTCCTTCTACCTCACCCTGCATCCCGAATTTTTAAGAAGCTAAGATGTGAAGGGATTTTGTTTATAACCCAAAGCCTACAGGATAAAAAATGGTATGAACTAAGAATCAATATTTATGATGCCCAAGGAAAGTATCAAGAGCATTATAACCGTTTGAACTATATACTGACACAGCTAGAGGTAGGGATGGTATTAGAGGAGGGGTGGACCAGGGATCATGCTTTAGCGCTGTTTTCGGTACTAGCTTATCAAATAAGGTTGTTTACCCTTTATAAACCAGACGAAATGAAACGAATTTTGTTAGGGCTAGAATATAATGCTGATGGAAATCGCTGGGTGGATTTAGATTTGTATTATAGGAATAAAAAAATTTCTTGGGTAGATATTGATAAGAAAAAGGGAAAGCGTAATAAGATTGAAGAGTGCTTAAAACACAGAGAGAGTATTTTAGAAAAACTATCTGAGGAAGAAAAAGAACGTTTGCTTTCCTTAGAAGGAAAAATCCTTGAAGAAGCATTGGAAGGATAAATTTCTACTGAATAAGTCCTAAAAGAGAAGCATGGAAAGGGAACTTTTTTTCATGCTTTTCGTCTATTTAATTAAGGAAAATTTTACTACTTTAATATTTAAGGAGGGATTTTATGACAAAGAGATTTATTGCTGCTATAATGATGATACTTTTCATCACTACTGTATTTAGTAATGTAGTTTTTGCTGTAGAGACTTCTGTGTATACCAAGACACAAATCGAAGTTTTGGTAAGGGAAAAGCTCAGTATAAATGACAGCATGAAACTGAATCAAGCCAACTTAACTACAAGAGATTTACAACAAAAAAAGATGTGGAACCTAGAGTTTCAAAATGAAAAAGAGGGAATTTTTGTTACTGTTGGTGCTGACACGGGAGAAATTATGAACCTACACCGATGGGGGGATAGTACCTATGGAAAGGCTGTTACGGTGTTGCCTGAGAATGCTAAAAGAAAAGCTATTGATTTTATCCAGTCACTAGAACCAGAAAGGTTCAAAGAAACAGAAGAAGTAGTAGCAGAGGCACCTTCTGCTATAGTTTATAGCATAGGAAGGGATATTTATGGAGGAGAAAACTACCATTTTCTTTTCTTGCGAAAACTAGAAGGAGAGTTTTTTCCTAATAATTATTTTAGGGTACAGATATCAGGGGTTGATGGAAATGTCACCAGCTATGAAATGAAATGGGATGAGGCTTTTTATAATAACGAAAAATCTCTAATAACAAAGGAAGAGGCAAGAAAAATTTTTGAAGGTGAAGATCGTTTTACTTTAAAATATGTAGCACTATATCACAACAATAAGGATGAGAGAAGAAAACCACTTTTAACCCCTGTGTATCTATATGCTCCAAAGAAATCGGATTTAATTCACGCAGTGGATGGAAGACTTTTAGAAGCAGAAGAAATCTATTACCACGACTATTACCTTAGAACTACTACACAAGATATGGGTGCAAAGGAAATGGCAGTTGGCCGTGCTGGAGCTGAAGTCCTTCCAGAGGAGGGGGTCATATCAAAGGAAAAAGCAGAGAAGTTGGTAGGGGAAGCATTGAGTAGAGAATTGGATATGAAGGAACTAAGGGTACAAAGCAGCTATTATTCCCAATATCACTATGGTATCAAGGGAAAGTTTTGGGGAATTTACTGGGTGGATGAGGAAACGGGAAGAAGACTACATGCTACCCTTGATGCAGAGAAGGGAGAGATCATTTCCATCAGCTACAGTAAAGATCCTATCGGTATCTTTCGTGCCAAGGAATTAGAAAAACTTCAGGAAACATCAGTAGACGAGACTAGAATAAAACAAGAAATTAATAAAAAAGTTAAAGACATCTTTCCTCATATTCAAGAGGAGGAGCTGCAATTTGAGATAAAGTCAGTGGAGGGGGAGGGATTAGTAGCGATTACTTCCTCAAGGTATATCCATGCCATTCCTTATGAAGAAAATTATTTAAGGATTACTTATGATGCTACTACTAAGAAAATAATAGGGTTAGACTATAACTGGTATGAGGTGGAGTTGCAGGCTACATCAAATATATTGGATAAAAAAACCATAAGCAATAAGTTTTATGATACGGTAGGTTTTGAAAAATACTTGATTCAATTG includes:
- a CDS encoding S-layer homology domain-containing protein, producing the protein MTKRFIAAIMMILFITTVFSNVVFAVETSVYTKTQIEVLVREKLSINDSMKLNQANLTTRDLQQKKMWNLEFQNEKEGIFVTVGADTGEIMNLHRWGDSTYGKAVTVLPENAKRKAIDFIQSLEPERFKETEEVVAEAPSAIVYSIGRDIYGGENYHFLFLRKLEGEFFPNNYFRVQISGVDGNVTSYEMKWDEAFYNNEKSLITKEEARKIFEGEDRFTLKYVALYHNNKDERRKPLLTPVYLYAPKKSDLIHAVDGRLLEAEEIYYHDYYLRTTTQDMGAKEMAVGRAGAEVLPEEGVISKEKAEKLVGEALSRELDMKELRVQSSYYSQYHYGIKGKFWGIYWVDEETGRRLHATLDAEKGEIISISYSKDPIGIFRAKELEKLQETSVDETRIKQEINKKVKDIFPHIQEEELQFEIKSVEGEGLVAITSSRYIHAIPYEENYLRITYDATTKKIIGLDYNWYEVELQATSNILDKKTISNKFYDTVGFEKYLIQLKDQAARKKDGLDIPLKQLAPVYSLKVFHFTYIDAVSGKFLNYNGEEYIEKDHSIEGFKDVKNSPYQSEILLMNKMGILKETSELFRPNDVLLRKDAIKWIVEVNDRNRYGIDKKAVHFKDVDKEDPYYSYIQTALEKEIIEKTNDYFRPDETATKMEVTQWILNALQQKELAQFVEIFQIPYTDAEDIRVEDTGYVALAKYYNIFRDKGRVTTFNPEKVLSRGEFVSVLYHLLKDKL
- the tatC gene encoding twin-arginine translocase subunit TatC translates to MQDIQLTLIEHLGELRKRIIIIAISIIAGALISYNYIDKIMKYIIKPGKSLEFIYVSPPELFLEYVKISFVVGTTMALPIILFQIWLFIRPGLKGKEQKYLLLAMNMGILFFIIGIAFAYFIVIPIIIQFFVSISVDKVSPLFSFAKYVSFMSSLLLSFGLIFELPMLVLLLTQLGLINPNMLKKHRKIAVFIIFLLATILTPPDIVSQFLLAGPMILLYEFSIFLSSFVYSAKNKKIRIITKIVIILIILTVIIGICYIKGLHHLLF
- the glp gene encoding gephyrin-like molybdotransferase Glp — protein: MKLKMIKISEAINIITKEAKLLEVEKVHILSSLNKILAEDIYSKDNLPSFDKSAMDGYAIKSEDTKNCESKNPVELRIKGIIKAGDYYEEEIKCGEAIKIMTGAAVPRGANAVIEIEKVNTVKDKLILNSVVKKENNIIKMGEEIEIGDLAIQKGKMIRPAEIGLLASLGYKYIHVYKSPVISLIITGDELIEIDEEPFMGKIRNSNEYSLRALIDNLNGKYISLGVVSDDKNILKEKIKYAFENSDIVITSGGASVGDYDFIEDVLKELGADIKFTTISIKPGKPVTFAVYNEKLFFGLPGNPMSIITAFEEFVVPAVNKMMGKNNLVKEEITVVLADDFKGKKGRTKYVYADIIKENGRYYAYNVGSQCSNHLITLSRANGIVIIPADIGSVNKGEILNGKFIFK
- a CDS encoding metallophosphoesterase, with product MDIVQRGKRWVGLVFNRPYIPVELKEATGPLLLHISDTPQEIYSYIFRLVKLLEPSYIIHTGDLVDDIKLELHPNEIEAYKTALRKFISGLESFTDALIYYAVGNHDQYKEVKKTTSKGIVIKEGHILIEEKNFYVSHYYSKKVYNTDYYLYGHSFRPSSYKSQQHIGLNGLEKIHVIDLTTQKIYHLPYPFGTNQFRKMEQRRISL
- a CDS encoding twin-arginine translocase TatA/TatE family subunit, with product MFGKIGMSELVVVLIIALVIFGPSKLPEIGKAFGKALGEFRTHAKKISEDIEKDTNEL
- a CDS encoding 4Fe-4S dicluster domain-containing protein, which gives rise to MLIKYFIKKLTKKNYPVISKNYCLSNINRFSECSRCRDVCPVKAIKYEEDNIVINENICSGCGICRTICPSKAINLKSFGEISAFNEAKQKDFLVVGCVKEGNKGNIKFPCLHGLHKEYLAAFIIILRNRKVYFNLSECTECIYGKDCNAFQNSLEKVVLFLKNLNINPDYEILNDSEKKITYPKNQFSRRDFFSLIKKESTYLVADIVLNSIKTDNNDEFNERKFLIDTIKNLGCIEEQLLDKDNGMFTSYNLNSKCNGCGVCEAVCPWNAWEVKEDKEQVSIKHSISLCRSCGICTSMCLEKAIQEEPFPLHSIFKDFIIKKEISLAYCKYCWDKYVPGTKDLGICNKCEKMNNIRMSLKYNDIIGGDEI